Proteins encoded in a region of the Pelmatolapia mariae isolate MD_Pm_ZW linkage group LG16_19, Pm_UMD_F_2, whole genome shotgun sequence genome:
- the gsc gene encoding homeobox protein goosecoid, with protein sequence MPAGMFSIDSILSARPSCKEPLLLHRSGPVVLSAGLTDSLYADYNGLYSATCGPVPPPVQPVSGSRIGYNGYYYGQLHVQGAAAGPPCCGSVPGLSPQQCPCIPTGYDSPGSVLISPVPHQMMSYMNMSSLSRTELQLLNQLHCRRKRRHRTIFTDEQLEALEGLFQETKYPDVGTREQLARKVHLREEKVEVWFKNRRAKWRRQKRSSSEESENSQKWNKSTKTSEEKPEESKSEVDSDS encoded by the exons ATGCCAGCCGGGATGTTCAGCATCGACAGCATCCTGTCCGCGCGGCCGAGCTGTAAGGAGCCGCTGCTGCTGCACCGGAGCGGCCCGGTGGTGCTGTCCGCCGGCCTGACGGACTCTCTGTACGCCGACTACAATGGACTGTATTCAGCCACGTGCGGGCCCGTGCCCCCCCCGGTGCAGCCCGTGAGCGGCAGCAGGATCGGATATAACGGCTACTACTATGGCCAGCTGCACGTCCAGGGCGCCGCGGCAGGGCCCCCGTGCTGCGGCTCCGTGCCCGGCCTCAGCCCGCAGCAGTGCCCCTGCATCCCCACAG GCTACGACAGCCCGGGCTCGGTGCTGATCTCTCCGGTGCCCCACCAGATGATGTCCTACATGAACATGAGCAGCCTGTCGCGGACCGAGCTGCAGCTCCTCAACCAGCTGCACTGCCGCAGGAAGCGAAGGCATCGCACCATCTTCACGGACGAGCAGCTCGAGGCTCTGGAGGGCCTCTTCCAAGAGACCAAGTACCCGGACGTCGGCACTCGCGAACAACTTGCCCGCAAGGTCCACCTCCGCGAGGAGAAGGTCGAG GTGTGGTTCAAAAACAGACGTGCGAAGTGGAGGAGGCAGAAAAGGTCTTCATCGGAAGAATCAGAGAACTCTCAGAAATGGAACAAATCCACTAAAACGTCCGAGGAGAAACCCGAAGAGAGTAAGAGCGAGGTGGACTCGGACAGCTGA